In Candidatus Tachikawaea gelatinosa, a genomic segment contains:
- the grpE gene encoding nucleotide exchange factor GrpE, with translation MNDQKKKKINEENLENSCQETQHDNNNKELNSNPIRNKSDKKRIFELESELIEIQESLRDIQLRAQAENENLRRRSELNVEKAHKFALEKFAHDLLPVIDSLERALEISDKNNVQLKSMIEGIELTLKAFIKTINKFGISIINEENVPFNPEIHQAISVIKSESKLSNQIIKVIQKGYKLNGRLLRPAVVSVSE, from the coding sequence ATGAATGATCAAAAAAAAAAAAAAATAAATGAAGAAAACTTAGAAAATTCTTGTCAAGAAACACAACATGATAATAATAATAAAGAATTAAACTCAAATCCTATAAGAAATAAAAGTGATAAAAAACGTATTTTTGAATTGGAATCTGAATTAATAGAAATTCAAGAATCTTTAAGAGATATACAACTACGAGCTCAAGCAGAAAACGAAAATCTTCGTAGAAGAAGTGAATTAAATGTAGAAAAAGCACACAAATTTGCATTAGAAAAATTCGCTCATGATCTATTACCTGTTATTGACAGTCTTGAACGTGCTTTAGAAATATCTGATAAAAATAATGTTCAACTAAAATCAATGATTGAAGGAATTGAATTAACATTAAAAGCTTTTATTAAAACTATAAACAAATTTGGCATAAGCATAATTAATGAAGAAAATGTACCTTTTAATCCAGAGATACATCAAGCAATATCAGTAATAAAATCTGAATCAAAGTTGTCAAATCAAATTATTAAAGTTATTCAAAAAGGTTACAAACTTAATGGACGCTTATTACGACCGGCAGTTGTTTCTGTATCTGAATAA
- the nadK gene encoding NAD(+) kinase, translated as MQKHFNCIGILGKPRFFYAMKTHKELFFWLQKKGYQVIVEKEIFNKLNIKNLNCIGTLEDIGKTADLAIVIGGDGNMLNAARFLSNFDIKIIGINRGNLGFLTDLDHKNMYKQLNKILKGDYLTENRFLLEIKEQKKERLVQLGTAINEIVLHLDKVAKMIEFAVYIDEKFAFSQRADGLIISTPTGSTAYALSAGGPIVDPSIDGIILIPMFPHTLSARPLVINNNSIIRLQFSKLISNLEISCDSHIIIPYKTGKDIVIQRSKSYFKLVHPKEYNYFNILSSKLNWSKNNKKLYT; from the coding sequence ATGCAAAAACACTTTAATTGTATTGGTATATTAGGAAAACCTCGTTTTTTTTATGCTATGAAAACTCACAAAGAATTATTTTTTTGGTTACAAAAAAAAGGATATCAAGTAATAGTAGAGAAAGAAATATTTAACAAATTAAATATAAAAAATTTGAATTGTATAGGAACATTAGAAGATATAGGAAAAACAGCAGATTTAGCTATTGTTATTGGTGGAGATGGAAATATGTTAAACGCAGCTCGTTTTCTATCAAATTTTGATATAAAAATAATTGGAATAAATCGTGGAAATCTAGGTTTTTTAACTGATCTTGATCATAAAAATATGTATAAACAACTAAATAAAATACTAAAAGGTGACTATTTAACTGAAAACCGTTTTTTATTAGAAATAAAAGAACAAAAAAAAGAACGTCTGGTACAATTAGGTACTGCTATCAATGAAATCGTTTTACATCTTGATAAAGTTGCAAAAATGATTGAGTTTGCAGTATATATTGATGAGAAATTTGCTTTTTCTCAGAGAGCTGATGGCTTAATTATTTCAACTCCAACAGGATCAACAGCGTATGCACTTTCTGCAGGAGGCCCCATTGTTGATCCGTCTATTGACGGTATTATTCTTATTCCAATGTTTCCTCATACTTTATCAGCACGTCCATTAGTTATAAATAATAATAGTATTATTCGACTACAGTTTTCTAAATTAATATCTAATTTAGAAATTAGTTGCGATAGTCATATTATAATTCCTTATAAGACTGGAAAAGATATCGTAATTCAACGTTCGAAAAGTTATTTTAAATTAGTACATCCAAAAGAATATAACTATTTTAATATTTTAAGTTCTAAATTGAATTGGAGTAAAAATAACAAAAAATTATACACATAA
- the smpB gene encoding SsrA-binding protein SmpB, which yields MSKQNNSIILYNKKVQYDYFIEKKFEAGIVLNGWEIKSIRAGKVNITNSYVFLHNAQAYIVGMTIKPLICSSNKILEDSQRNKKLLFHKHEISSIYGYVNRKKYTLVATSLYWKKAWCKIEIGLAKGKKTIDKRENIKNREWKISQSRILSKKILD from the coding sequence ATGTCAAAACAAAACAATTCTATTATTTTATATAATAAAAAAGTACAATATGATTACTTTATAGAAAAAAAGTTTGAAGCGGGCATTGTATTGAATGGATGGGAAATAAAATCAATTAGAGCTGGAAAAGTTAACATTACTAATAGCTACGTTTTTTTACATAATGCTCAAGCATATATTGTTGGAATGACAATTAAACCCCTAATTTGTTCATCCAATAAAATACTAGAAGATTCACAAAGAAATAAAAAATTGTTGTTTCATAAACATGAAATATCTTCTATATATGGATATGTAAATAGAAAAAAATATACTCTAGTAGCTACATCTTTATATTGGAAAAAGGCTTGGTGTAAAATTGAAATTGGATTAGCAAAAGGAAAAAAAACAATAGATAAACGAGAAAACATTAAAAATCGTGAATGGAAGATTTCTCAATCTCGTATATTAAGCAAAAAAATATTAGATTAA
- a CDS encoding MFS transporter — MNEFYTRLTKKQRFFVFFSCVLAIFMTAIEMTIISTALPTIISELGGFYYIGWIFSIYLLIQAVTTPIYGKLSDIFGRKKIFFIGIVLFLLGSLFCGITHTILGLIISRAFQGLGAGAIIPITSIIVSDIYSKKDSTHMQGYLSSVWAVAAVIGPFFGAWIIKYFHWSLIFWINIPIGIFSILIFMTYLPDWNIDSKYEVENFCSKIFLLIIMNASLIISLQIQQLKFWTLLFFLIFITSVYFFRKKENNSNIPLFPKYFWKNNILLISNLGNIIIGAIIIGISAYLPTWIEFVEKGTPLQAGIILSMMSVGWAIASFFSSYLILSTSYRLTAQIGSLLLTLGSIFLLLLKIKSSLVYIGIGTFIIGIGMGMTSTAFLMSVQNYMHKSMIGTCTSLIMFSRMLGSSFGIAMMGEIFNFNLEKRLPNLINPLNIVMSHQNKKNFSEKVLHHIVDQISFSLHSVFLITMIIASLSIFLTWAIPCNLKKNNNLIKEKKIQINN; from the coding sequence ATGAATGAATTTTATACACGTTTAACAAAAAAACAACGTTTTTTTGTTTTTTTTTCATGTGTATTAGCTATTTTTATGACTGCAATAGAAATGACCATTATTTCAACAGCTCTTCCAACAATAATTTCTGAACTTGGTGGTTTTTACTATATTGGTTGGATATTTTCTATTTATTTACTCATACAAGCAGTTACTACACCTATTTATGGAAAGTTATCAGATATCTTTGGAAGAAAAAAAATTTTTTTCATAGGTATCGTTTTATTTTTATTAGGATCGTTATTTTGTGGTATAACTCATACAATTTTAGGTTTAATTATTTCTAGAGCTTTTCAAGGTTTAGGAGCAGGAGCAATTATTCCTATTACTTCTATTATAGTTTCAGACATTTATTCGAAAAAAGATAGTACACATATGCAGGGCTATTTATCTAGTGTTTGGGCAGTAGCTGCAGTGATTGGCCCTTTTTTTGGTGCTTGGATAATTAAATACTTTCATTGGTCATTAATTTTTTGGATTAATATACCAATTGGTATTTTTTCAATATTAATTTTCATGACGTACTTGCCTGATTGGAATATTGATAGTAAATATGAAGTAGAAAATTTTTGCTCTAAGATATTTTTATTGATTATTATGAATGCTAGCTTAATTATATCTTTACAAATACAACAATTAAAATTTTGGACGTTACTATTTTTTTTGATTTTTATAACATCTGTGTACTTTTTTAGAAAAAAAGAAAATAACTCGAATATTCCTTTATTTCCAAAATATTTTTGGAAAAATAATATACTGTTGATTAGCAATTTAGGTAATATAATTATTGGCGCAATTATAATTGGTATTAGTGCATATTTACCTACTTGGATAGAATTTGTTGAAAAAGGAACACCATTACAAGCAGGTATAATACTTTCCATGATGTCTGTTGGATGGGCTATTGCAAGTTTCTTTAGCAGTTATTTAATATTAAGTACGTCTTATAGACTAACTGCACAAATAGGTTCGCTGCTTTTAACTTTAGGTAGTATATTCTTATTATTATTAAAAATAAAAAGTTCATTAGTATATATTGGAATAGGAACTTTTATTATTGGTATAGGAATGGGGATGACTAGCACTGCTTTTTTAATGTCAGTTCAAAATTATATGCATAAAAGCATGATAGGTACATGTACCTCTTTAATTATGTTTAGTAGAATGTTAGGATCATCTTTTGGTATTGCTATGATGGGAGAAATTTTTAATTTCAATTTAGAAAAAAGATTACCAAATTTAATTAATCCTTTAAATATAGTAATGTCTCATCAAAATAAAAAAAATTTTTCAGAAAAAGTGTTACATCATATTGTTGATCAAATTTCTTTTTCATTGCACTCTGTTTTTTTAATAACAATGATAATTGCATCATTAAGTATTTTTTTAACATGGGCTATTCCATGTAATTTAAAAAAAAATAACAACCTCATAAAGGAAAAAAAAATACAAATAAATAACTAA
- a CDS encoding TerC family protein translates to MDLTTDPSILVGLLTLLAIEIFLGIDNIIFISIIANKLLIKEREKARVLGLFFAFIMRLILLTLISWSTHLTKPLLKFSYFTLTIRNIIFIVGGFFLFFKGIIELYERLKNYNTTKNYTYNQNFSNFWVIVFQIVVIDVLFSLDAIITAVGIVNNLFVVISAIIISMIITLIASKALIKFINTNPNVLILCISIILMIGLNLIVEGFGFFIPKGYIYTSIIFSIFVEMLNQISHRNIQYKKKIYLSSKNKK, encoded by the coding sequence GTGGATTTAACTACTGATCCATCAATACTAGTTGGCTTATTGACTTTACTAGCCATTGAGATTTTTTTAGGTATTGATAATATAATTTTTATTTCTATTATAGCTAATAAGCTTTTAATTAAGGAACGTGAAAAAGCAAGGGTATTAGGTTTATTTTTTGCTTTTATTATGAGATTAATTTTATTGACGTTAATTTCTTGGAGTACTCATTTAACAAAACCGTTATTAAAATTCAGCTATTTTACATTGACAATTCGTAATATAATTTTTATTGTAGGTGGTTTTTTTTTGTTTTTTAAAGGAATTATAGAATTATATGAACGATTAAAAAACTACAATACAACAAAAAACTATACATATAATCAAAATTTTTCTAATTTTTGGGTAATAGTTTTTCAAATAGTTGTTATAGATGTATTATTTTCATTAGACGCTATTATTACTGCTGTTGGTATAGTCAATAATTTATTTGTAGTAATATCAGCAATAATAATATCAATGATTATTACTTTAATTGCTTCAAAAGCATTAATAAAATTTATCAATACTAATCCTAATGTTTTAATTCTTTGTATCAGCATTATATTAATGATTGGATTGAATTTAATTGTAGAAGGATTTGGATTTTTTATTCCTAAAGGATATATTTATACGAGTATAATTTTTTCCATCTTTGTTGAAATGTTGAATCAAATTTCACATCGCAATATACAATATAAAAAAAAAATATATTTATCCAGCAAAAATAAAAAATAA
- the htpX gene encoding protease HtpX, with product MTRTFLFLMTNLAAMFTMGVVLKIIGVQSVNIVFSVIIAGISGFLGSFISLVLAKWIALFTVNGKIIEFPLNERQYWLFDAMKYQSQLKGIKTPQLVIYNNDEINAFATGRSRNSAIVALSSGLLERLNNDEIKAILAHEISHISSGDMVTMTLIQGIINTFVIYISHTVTHIISTFFSEKKGIQNNFHIPYAVIYTVLTFCLGCLSSMIVMWFSRKREFYADAGAAKIVGVNQTIAALQKLKISIEPQEQDIIRTFCIHGRFSLSRLLASHPPIDERINALIQGTYL from the coding sequence ATGACGCGTACTTTTTTGTTTTTAATGACTAATTTAGCAGCAATGTTTACTATGGGAGTTGTTTTAAAAATAATTGGAGTACAATCAGTTAATATTGTATTTTCCGTTATTATAGCAGGGATATCAGGTTTTTTAGGATCTTTTATTTCTCTTGTTCTTGCAAAATGGATTGCTTTATTTACAGTTAATGGAAAAATAATAGAGTTTCCTTTAAATGAACGTCAATATTGGTTATTTGATGCGATGAAATATCAATCTCAACTTAAAGGAATTAAAACACCTCAACTAGTAATTTATAATAATGATGAAATTAATGCCTTCGCAACTGGTCGAAGTCGTAATTCTGCTATTGTAGCATTATCTTCAGGTTTATTAGAAAGATTAAATAATGATGAAATAAAAGCAATTTTAGCGCATGAAATTAGTCATATCTCTAGCGGAGATATGGTTACCATGACATTAATACAAGGTATCATTAATACTTTTGTAATATATATTTCACATACTGTTACACATATAATATCTACATTTTTTTCAGAAAAAAAAGGCATACAAAATAATTTTCATATTCCTTATGCAGTTATTTATACTGTTCTTACGTTTTGTTTAGGTTGTTTATCCAGTATGATTGTAATGTGGTTTTCTCGTAAAAGAGAGTTTTATGCAGATGCAGGAGCAGCAAAAATTGTGGGAGTTAATCAAACTATTGCAGCATTGCAAAAATTAAAAATTAGCATCGAACCTCAAGAACAAGACATTATTAGAACTTTTTGTATTCATGGAAGATTCTCTTTAAGTAGATTACTTGCATCTCATCCACCTATTGATGAAAGAATTAATGCTCTTATTCAAGGAACATATTTATAA
- a CDS encoding Hsp20 family protein produces the protein MMYRPLSIIPELTDNLFSDRFEKIDKLFSKLTGDVPLSDSPLYNLIKNDETHYELVVSVPGYQESDLNISLKNNQLTIIGKNEDIVESEKESNKKWLHQGIKKNSFHLDFNLNNKIKVQSASLHLGLLKLLLEYEIPEEEKPKKITINTCESKDNRRKNVEYSQ, from the coding sequence ATGATGTATCGTCCTCTTTCTATTATACCAGAGCTGACTGATAATTTATTTTCAGATAGATTTGAGAAAATTGATAAGCTTTTTAGTAAACTAACTGGAGATGTTCCTTTGTCTGATTCTCCGTTATATAATCTAATAAAAAACGATGAAACTCACTATGAGTTAGTGGTTAGTGTACCAGGATATCAAGAAAGTGATCTTAATATTTCCTTAAAAAATAATCAACTAACAATCATTGGAAAAAATGAAGACATTGTAGAATCTGAAAAAGAAAGTAATAAAAAATGGTTACATCAAGGAATCAAAAAAAATAGCTTTCACTTAGATTTTAATTTAAATAACAAAATCAAAGTTCAGTCTGCAAGTTTGCATTTAGGTCTTTTAAAGTTATTATTAGAATATGAAATACCAGAAGAAGAAAAACCAAAAAAAATTACAATTAATACTTGTGAATCTAAGGATAATCGAAGGAAAAATGTTGAATATTCGCAATAA
- the lipA gene encoding lipoyl synthase: MTYIPVKIINKSVQKTLQKPEWIKIKLPKDFSRIEEIKLIMRQNKLHSVCEEAACPNLPECFNRGTATFMILGNICTRKCPFCNVIHGRPHKPSDDEPKKLAKIIQKMSLKYVVITSVNRDDLKDGGANHFSQCIKVIRKNNSLTKIEILVPDFRNCVDIAIKAFKIATPDVFNHNIENVNRLYKIIRPGGNYKNSLNLLKKFKKIYPHIPTKSGIMVGLGEKLSEIFETMHDLRSSGVTRLTVGQYMQPSAEHLPIKRYFSLDEFQKIKEKAIEMGFQQATCGPFVRSSYHADKQI, translated from the coding sequence ATGACGTATATTCCAGTAAAAATAATCAATAAAAGTGTTCAAAAAACATTACAAAAACCAGAATGGATAAAAATTAAATTACCAAAAGATTTTTCACGAATAGAAGAAATAAAATTAATAATGCGACAAAATAAATTGCATTCTGTTTGTGAAGAAGCTGCTTGTCCGAATTTACCAGAATGTTTTAATCGTGGCACTGCTACTTTTATGATTCTCGGAAACATTTGTACTCGTAAATGTCCATTTTGTAATGTAATACATGGAAGACCTCATAAACCATCTGATGATGAACCTAAAAAATTAGCAAAAATTATTCAAAAAATGTCATTAAAATATGTAGTAATAACTTCTGTAAATCGTGATGATTTAAAAGATGGAGGAGCAAACCACTTTTCTCAATGCATTAAAGTTATTCGAAAAAATAATTCTTTAACAAAAATAGAAATATTAGTACCTGATTTTAGAAATTGTGTTGATATTGCAATTAAAGCTTTTAAAATAGCTACCCCAGATGTATTTAATCATAATATAGAAAATGTTAATCGTCTTTACAAGATAATTCGCCCTGGAGGAAATTATAAAAATTCTCTAAATTTATTAAAAAAGTTTAAAAAAATATATCCTCATATTCCAACAAAATCTGGGATTATGGTTGGACTTGGAGAAAAACTATCAGAAATTTTTGAAACTATGCATGATTTACGTTCAAGTGGTGTTACAAGATTAACAGTGGGTCAGTATATGCAACCAAGCGCTGAACATTTACCAATTAAGCGATACTTTAGTTTAGATGAATTTCAAAAAATAAAAGAAAAAGCTATAGAAATGGGATTTCAGCAAGCTACATGCGGTCCTTTTGTTAGATCTTCTTATCATGCTGACAAACAAATTTAA
- the lipB gene encoding lipoyl(octanoyl) transferase LipB, which translates to MKNNILFVREHKFLSWDVSYQAMHDFTENRHNYTPDEIWLLEHPSIFTTGQSLIKEKNFKNIKNIPVTQSDRGGKITYHGPGQQIVYFLLNLKRINLNIRQLVSLLENTIISTLLYFDIKSVSKINAPGVYIKKKKICSIGLKIRKGYSMHGLSLNVKMDLSPFSFINPCGYNGLKMTQISDFNNTVTMQDIQPILIRNFLSLAKLCYKKTYWLPFER; encoded by the coding sequence TTGAAAAATAATATACTTTTTGTTCGTGAACATAAATTTTTATCTTGGGATGTAAGTTATCAAGCTATGCATGATTTTACCGAAAATCGTCATAATTATACACCTGATGAGATTTGGTTACTTGAACATCCATCTATTTTTACTACAGGTCAATCTTTAATAAAAGAAAAAAATTTTAAAAATATCAAAAATATTCCAGTAACACAAAGTGATCGTGGAGGTAAGATTACTTACCATGGTCCAGGACAGCAAATTGTTTATTTTTTATTAAATTTAAAACGTATTAATCTTAATATACGTCAATTAGTTTCTCTTTTAGAGAACACTATAATTTCAACTTTATTATATTTTGATATTAAATCTGTTTCTAAAATTAATGCACCAGGTGTTTATATTAAAAAAAAAAAAATCTGCTCAATAGGACTAAAAATTCGTAAAGGATATTCAATGCATGGTTTATCTTTAAATGTTAAAATGGATTTATCTCCTTTTTCTTTTATTAATCCTTGTGGATATAATGGATTAAAAATGACACAAATTAGTGATTTCAACAATACAGTTACTATGCAAGATATACAGCCAATTCTAATAAGAAATTTTTTGAGTCTAGCAAAATTATGCTATAAAAAAACATATTGGTTACCCTTTGAAAGGTAA
- a CDS encoding serine hydrolase, translating to MNKFNILISFLKNFHKFFLIFCFSCNLAIANTNNINFIQSDLPKLKAKAFILIDYDSNKVLAEKNADVRRDPASLVKIMTSYIIGKSISAGIIHRNDLVKIGKDAWAKENPIFKDSSLMFLKPGDKVTVESLIKGIVLQSGNDACVAIADHIYGTQKEFIKIMNDCALSLGLKNTFFKTVHGLDSKGQYISARDIAHISRSLIKECPLDYSIYKEKYFTFNNIKQNNRNKLLWDKDLNVDGIKTGHTKLSGYDLVTSAKKNSMRLIAVVLGEPDDITRDKESKILLNWGFNSYRTILALKKNVVLTKKPVLYSGNKDVYLGVNENVYLTVPYNKIKDIKMHYNLLIKNEHFLAPLKKKQKIGIIKFSLDSEVIKKQPLIVLEDVLQGNFFNYMIDYIRSIIFLIFKK from the coding sequence ATGAATAAATTTAATATTCTCATATCATTTTTAAAAAATTTTCATAAATTTTTTTTAATTTTTTGTTTTAGTTGTAATTTAGCAATTGCAAATACAAATAATATAAATTTTATACAATCTGATTTACCTAAATTAAAAGCTAAAGCATTCATTTTAATAGATTATGACTCGAACAAAGTATTAGCAGAAAAAAATGCTGATGTCCGACGAGATCCCGCAAGTTTAGTAAAAATTATGACAAGTTATATTATTGGAAAATCTATTAGTGCAGGAATTATTCATCGTAATGATTTAGTAAAAATTGGGAAAGATGCATGGGCAAAAGAAAATCCTATTTTTAAAGATTCTTCTTTAATGTTCTTAAAACCAGGCGATAAAGTAACAGTAGAATCTTTAATTAAAGGTATAGTGTTGCAATCTGGAAATGACGCTTGTGTAGCAATAGCTGATCATATATATGGCACACAGAAAGAGTTCATAAAAATTATGAACGATTGTGCTTTATCTTTAGGTTTAAAAAATACTTTTTTTAAAACAGTTCATGGACTTGATTCAAAAGGACAATATATCTCAGCAAGAGACATAGCTCATATTAGTCGATCTTTAATAAAAGAATGTCCTTTAGATTATTCAATATATAAAGAAAAATATTTTACTTTCAATAACATTAAACAAAACAATAGGAATAAATTACTTTGGGACAAAGATTTAAATGTAGATGGAATCAAAACTGGCCATACAAAATTATCTGGATATGATTTAGTTACTTCTGCAAAAAAAAATTCAATGCGCTTAATTGCTGTGGTTCTAGGTGAACCAGATGATATAACAAGAGATAAAGAAAGCAAAATTTTATTAAATTGGGGTTTTAATTCGTATAGAACTATTTTAGCCTTAAAAAAAAACGTAGTTTTAACAAAAAAACCTGTTTTATATAGTGGGAACAAAGATGTATATCTCGGCGTTAATGAAAATGTTTATTTAACAGTTCCTTATAATAAAATTAAAGATATTAAAATGCATTATAATTTATTAATTAAAAATGAGCACTTTTTAGCTCCTTTAAAAAAAAAACAAAAAATAGGGATAATAAAGTTTTCATTAGATAGCGAAGTTATTAAAAAACAACCTCTTATTGTTCTTGAAGATGTTTTACAAGGAAATTTTTTTAATTATATGATTGATTATATCCGATCAATAATTTTCTTAATTTTTAAGAAATAG
- the rodA gene encoding rod shape-determining protein RodA, giving the protein MVFSQNLLKKTIFRKLNFDFLFLFIIFTLLIYSVIIIWSAATQNVTIIYNKIFQIIIGTFILFITANISPKSYQKYAFYFYIICIFLLVFVNIYGYMSKGSQRWINLKIIQFQPSETLKIAVPLLITQIVNHTGFPIKFKNFCVSLILIAIPAILIAKQPDLGTACIILLSGFLVLFLAGINWKIILTFILTLLIFSLIYWFFFMHDYQKNRILTLFKPDSVSLKAGYHIIQSKIAIGSGGLYGKGWKNGTQSKLQFLPEPYTDFVFSVIAEEFGLIGVIVLIILYLILIFRGLFIAIQTNDRFARILISGLMLTLFFCVFINISMVSGILPVVGLPLPLISYGGSSLVTLMAEFGIIMSLYSHKNKL; this is encoded by the coding sequence ATGGTTTTTTCTCAAAATTTATTAAAAAAAACAATATTTAGAAAATTAAATTTTGATTTTTTATTCTTATTCATTATATTTACATTATTAATTTATAGTGTAATAATTATTTGGAGTGCTGCAACACAAAATGTAACAATAATCTATAATAAAATTTTTCAAATTATTATAGGAACATTTATTTTATTTATAACAGCGAACATTTCACCTAAAAGTTATCAAAAGTATGCTTTTTATTTTTATATAATATGTATTTTTTTATTAGTTTTTGTAAATATTTACGGATATATGAGTAAAGGATCGCAACGTTGGATTAATTTAAAAATTATTCAGTTTCAACCATCTGAAACATTAAAAATAGCTGTACCATTATTGATAACACAAATAGTTAATCATACTGGTTTTCCTATAAAATTTAAAAATTTTTGCGTCTCATTAATTTTAATTGCAATTCCTGCCATATTAATAGCAAAACAACCTGATTTAGGAACAGCATGCATTATTTTATTATCGGGATTTTTAGTGCTTTTTCTTGCAGGTATAAATTGGAAGATAATTTTAACATTCATTTTAACATTACTAATTTTTTCATTAATATATTGGTTTTTTTTTATGCATGATTATCAAAAAAATCGTATATTGACACTATTTAAACCTGATAGTGTATCTTTAAAAGCAGGTTATCATATTATTCAATCAAAAATTGCAATTGGTTCTGGTGGATTGTATGGTAAAGGATGGAAAAATGGCACTCAATCAAAATTGCAGTTTTTGCCAGAGCCTTATACAGATTTTGTTTTTTCAGTCATTGCTGAAGAGTTTGGTTTAATAGGAGTTATAGTTCTTATCATTTTATATTTGATATTAATTTTTAGAGGATTATTTATTGCAATACAAACAAATGACAGATTCGCAAGAATTTTAATTAGTGGGTTAATGTTAACGTTATTTTTTTGTGTTTTTATTAATATTAGTATGGTTAGTGGTATACTACCAGTAGTTGGATTACCATTACCTTTAATCAGTTATGGAGGTTCTTCATTAGTTACATTAATGGCAGAGTTTGGTATTATTATGTCTTTATATTCGCATAAAAATAAGTTATAA